One window from the genome of Schistocerca piceifrons isolate TAMUIC-IGC-003096 chromosome 1, iqSchPice1.1, whole genome shotgun sequence encodes:
- the LOC124777534 gene encoding zinc metalloproteinase nas-4-like, with product MTEEEHIYTQSYNLFRIIIFHKERNDELCTAAKKEENMVTEAMEGIENKTCVKFTKQEKQKQYIFLTKKRDGCYSMVGYRATAQAHTLNLQSPECFDQVGTIQHELLHVLGLLHEQARPDRDDFVKIYWDNMDKGRLGYI from the exons atgacTGAAGAGgaacatatatatacacaaagttACAATCTGTTCAGAATCATAATTTTTCATAAGGAACGAAATGATGAACTTTGTACTGCAG CAAAGAAGGAAGAAAATATGGTTACTGAAGCCATGGAGGGTATTGAAAATAAAACATGTGTCAAATTCACAAAGCAGGAGAAGCAGAAGCAATATATTTTCTTGACGAAAAAGAGAGATGGGTGTTATTCAATGGTTGGCTATCGTGCAACAGCTCAAGCTCATACATTGAATTTACAGTCCCCAGAATGTTTTGATCAGGTGGGAACAATTCAGCATGAACTTCTACATGTACTGGGTTTACTTCATGAGCAAGCAAGACCTGACAGAGATGATTTTGTGAAGATTTACTGGGACAATATGGATAAGG GAAGGCTGGGTTATATTTGA